The Ralstonia pseudosolanacearum genome includes the window CCTGGCCGCCGCCAGCCACGATCTGCGCCAGCCGGTGCATGCGCTGGTGCTGCTGGTCGAGGCGCTGCGGGCGCGCAACCAGTCCGAGACGCTGGCGCCGCTGGTGGAGCAGCTTGCGTCGGGCGCGCAGACCATCGACCTGCTGTTCCGCTCGCTGCTCGACCTGTCCAAGCTGGAAAGCCGCAAGACCTCGCCGACGCTGGAGCCGGTCGACCTGGGCGAGGTCATCACGGAAGTGGTGCAGCAGTTCCTGCCCGATGCGCGCGCCAAGGGCCTCGCGCTTACCCAGCGGATTCCGCCGCTGCCGGTGTTCGGCATGGCTGAGCCGGTGCTGCTGCGTCGCTCGCTGTTCAACCTGTTGCAGAACGCGTTGCGCTACACCTCGCACGGCGGCGTGATGGTGGCGCTGCGGGTGCGGCAGAAGCACTTGCGTATCGAGGTGTGGGACACCGGCATCGGCATCGCGCCGGAGCATCAGAAGGACATTTTCTCGTCGTACTACCAGGTTGAGAACCCCGAGCGCGATCCGAGTCAGGGGCTGGGCCTGGGGCTGGCGATCTACAAGGAGTGCGTGCGGTTGCTGCGGGGCACCCACGGCGTGCGCTCGGTCCCCGGGCGCGGCTCGATGTTCTGGATGGCGCTGCGGCCCGTGCCGGCCGAGATCAAGGCGCCGCTGGCCGCCCAGCCGCGCAGCGAGCAGAAGCGCGCCGTGCTGGAGCAGCCTCGCTTCTCCGGCGTGGTGCTCGTGGTGGACGACGATGCCCAGATCCGCAATGCCTGGCACGCGCTGCTCGAGGCATGGGGCGTGGAAGTGCACAGCGCGGCGGACGGCCCCACGGCCGATCAGGTGCTGATGCGCGGCCTGCGGCCCCAGATTATCTTCTGCGACCTGCGCCTGCCCGGCAAGGAAGACGGCCTGCAGCTGCTGGAGCGCTGGCAGGTCAGCCATCCCGAGGCCCACGCCGTGTTGCTGACCGGCGATCGCAATTCGGCGGCGCTGGCCCGTGCCGAGGAGGCTGGCTACCTGCTGCTGGCCAAGCCGATGGACCCGAACATGCTGCGCGTGCTGCTCAAGCGCTGGCTGCGCGGCCGTGCAGCCGAGCCGCAAGTGGCGGCCTATTGAAGGGAAAAGGAATAGGGGTGAGTGGCGCCGCAGCGTGCGGCGGCGCCGCCTGCGTCAGGCCGAGCCGGTCAGGCGGAAGCGCTCCATGCGCGAGATGATCTGGATGCGCGTGCGTACGCCCAGCCGCTGCAGGATCGCCGAGACGTGTTCCTTGACGGTGTTCTCCGTCAGGCCCAGTTGGCGCGCGATGGATTTGTTCGGCAGCCCTTCGAGCAGCAGTGCCAGCACCGAACCCTGGCGCGGCGTCAGGCCCAGTTCGGTCGGCGTGATGGGGATGCCGTGGGAGGCGCCGCTCTTGCCGTTGGTCATGCCCAGATCGTCTTCCGACGGGAACGACGAGCCCCCGCCGAAAATGCCCGCCACCGCCTGCGAGAACGCGTGTGCGTCGGCGTGCTTGCCGATGAACCCGATGGCGCCCAGCGCCTGTGCCTTCGCGACGATTTCCGGCGTGTTCTCGGCCGACATGAAGGCGAAGCGCGCCTCGGGCAGCTTGCCGCGCAGCTCGCGCATCGCGTCGAAACCCGTGCAGTCGGACAGCCAGACATCCAGCAGGACCACGTCCGGGCGGATGCCCTCGTCGATCAGCGCCAGGGCCTGACGCCGGCCGATGGCCGCATGGACTTGGATTTCAGGCAGGGCTTGCGCAAGAAAAGTGGTCGTGCCAGATAAGGCGAGAGGGTGGTCATCGACCACCAGCAGGCTACGCAGCGAGCTCGTCATTCTTCTATTCCCCGGTGAGGGCAGTGCCCTCTTGTTGTTGTACGCGTGCTGCCCCGGCGTGGGCGGTGGCTATCGGGCTTGGTGCCGATGGCCGTCACGGTCATGTTCCGCATATTGTCGCAGCGCGGCGTCGGTGGTGGCGATGGGTGCCTGGGCCGTCCGGCTGCGCACCCGGCCCCGGGTGTGCGGAGAATTATGGTGCCGAGATTATCAGACCGCGGCAGGGCCCGCCAACGTCCGCATGGCCGTTTTTGCTGACGCGGCAGGGTTTTTGCTTGCCCGCGTCGGCTAAATACCACGCTCTGGACAGGGCGAGCGGGCGCCGCAGTGCGCGCGTCACATGGTTTTACCGGGGGAGCGCGGCGCACTTGATAAAATGCTGCGATGAAAAATATCGTCATTCTCATTTCCGGACGTGGCTCGAATATGGAAGCCATCGTCCGCGCATGCCAGGCCGAGGGCTGGCCGGGGCGCATCGCAGCCGTGATCTCCAACCGCCCGGACGCCGCCGGCCTCAGGTTTGCGGCTTCGCACGGCATCGCCACCGCGGTGGTCGACCACAAGGCCTTCCCCGACCGCGACAGCTTCGACACCGCCCTGGCCGCGGCCATCGACGGCTTCGCGCCGGATCTAGTGGTGCTGGCGGGTTTCATGCGCATCCTGACGCCGGGCTTCGTGCAGCGCTACGCAGGACGCCTGCTCAATATCCATCCGTCGCTGCTGCCGTGCTTTCCCGGGTTGCATACGCACGAGCAGGCACTGGCCATGGGCGTCAAGGTGCACGGCGCAACGGTCCATTTCGTGACCGCCGAACTGGACCACGGCCCTATCGTGCTGCAGGCCGCCATTGAGGTGCGCGCTGGCGATACGCCGGATTCGCTGGCGGCGCGCCTGCTGGAGCAGGAGCACGTCATCTATCCGCGCGCCGTGCGCTGGTTCGTCGAAGGGCGGCTGCAGATGGAGCGCGGCGTGGTGCGCGTGTCGCCGGAAGCGTCGCAGCTCGTGCTCGGCGCCGATATGCAGGAGGCCGTATGAGCGGGTCGGGTCGTCAACGTTCGCAGGGCGGTCGGGGCCCGGTGGCAGGTAAGCCCCGCGACGGGCGTCCTCAGCGTCCGGCGGGTCGTGCTCCGCAGGGGCAGCGTCCCCAGGCTGCGCCGCGCTCCCGCACTGGAGTGCACGTCAGCCATCTCGAGCATCTCGACAAGGTGCTGGCCCGGCTGCTTCATTTTGCCGCACCGGCCGACATGATCGTCAGCCAGTATTTCCGCGAGCACCATGAACTGGGCCATCGCGAGCGGGGCATCATCGCGGAAGCGGCCTTTGCCGTCCTGCGGCGCAAGGTCGAGTTCGGGCAGTTTGCCGAGAGCGGTTCCGGCCCGGCACGCCGGCGGCTGGTGCTGCTGGGCCTGCTGCAGACCGCCGGCCGCGAAGCCATCGCGCCGTTCCTGACGCCGCAGGAAGCCGAGTGGCTGGACCGCTGGGCGATCATCGACCGCGCCGCGCTGGCGCCCCGCGTGCGCGCCAATCTGCCGGACTGGCTGTTCGACGCGCTGGTCGCGCAGCACGGCCAGGCCTTCACCGAGACGCTGGCCCAGGCCTGGCTTGCGCCGGCGCCGCTGGATCTGCGCGTCAACACCCTGAAGGGCGAGCGCGACGCCGTCCTGGCGACGCTGGCGCAAGCCGGCAT containing:
- the purN gene encoding phosphoribosylglycinamide formyltransferase; the encoded protein is MKNIVILISGRGSNMEAIVRACQAEGWPGRIAAVISNRPDAAGLRFAASHGIATAVVDHKAFPDRDSFDTALAAAIDGFAPDLVVLAGFMRILTPGFVQRYAGRLLNIHPSLLPCFPGLHTHEQALAMGVKVHGATVHFVTAELDHGPIVLQAAIEVRAGDTPDSLAARLLEQEHVIYPRAVRWFVEGRLQMERGVVRVSPEASQLVLGADMQEAV
- a CDS encoding response regulator transcription factor, producing MTSSLRSLLVVDDHPLALSGTTTFLAQALPEIQVHAAIGRRQALALIDEGIRPDVVLLDVWLSDCTGFDAMRELRGKLPEARFAFMSAENTPEIVAKAQALGAIGFIGKHADAHAFSQAVAGIFGGGSSFPSEDDLGMTNGKSGASHGIPITPTELGLTPRQGSVLALLLEGLPNKSIARQLGLTENTVKEHVSAILQRLGVRTRIQIISRMERFRLTGSA
- a CDS encoding ATP-binding response regulator, whose amino-acid sequence is MTASLRPLLTKFGLASRAPLELDARAKLLAAVHRGAPMGIAASVVLPVLTLAAFWDTGNRLALAGWCLIMLCLTASGLRFYFGYRYDMTRMTLAAHTRKWWTGMRIMSAVGGLAWGSSAGLYLVSPSLEFSSLLMIVIIGVAAGAVLSQAPVPSNLLILGTGILTPHFVLAEQAFPEHGLYVRCVLLFFAAFLARHAANIHSTLVREIQLENESRQLARRYQDEKQRALSASEEKSRFLAAASHDLRQPVHALVLLVEALRARNQSETLAPLVEQLASGAQTIDLLFRSLLDLSKLESRKTSPTLEPVDLGEVITEVVQQFLPDARAKGLALTQRIPPLPVFGMAEPVLLRRSLFNLLQNALRYTSHGGVMVALRVRQKHLRIEVWDTGIGIAPEHQKDIFSSYYQVENPERDPSQGLGLGLAIYKECVRLLRGTHGVRSVPGRGSMFWMALRPVPAEIKAPLAAQPRSEQKRAVLEQPRFSGVVLVVDDDAQIRNAWHALLEAWGVEVHSAADGPTADQVLMRGLRPQIIFCDLRLPGKEDGLQLLERWQVSHPEAHAVLLTGDRNSAALARAEEAGYLLLAKPMDPNMLRVLLKRWLRGRAAEPQVAAY